One Turneriella parva DSM 21527 genomic region harbors:
- a CDS encoding TIGR02147 family protein: MKTVLRSIYTYTDYREYIRDSYTQKKTEEKMTLRDFARKAGFNTHTFLTNVIEKKRSLTQESAAKVAKGLGLKPNERTYLELMVRFGNAKTIDEKNDIYEQMCASMPRSEIRKIGSEYYEIFRNPYILTVREMVALPEFQEDPRWISKRLHPHITTGQAEKAISTLLEAKLLDRDKKGRLRQATADLTTGAEVKSLAIALYHKQLLELATQSIDSTPAKDRDISSLTLNISKSEYDFIKRRTAAFRLEILDFLKKKREDMGKEFPEEHKRAIYYLNMQLFNATELPW, translated from the coding sequence ATGAAGACAGTGTTGCGGAGTATATACACTTACACCGATTACCGGGAATATATCAGGGATTCTTACACGCAAAAGAAGACCGAAGAGAAAATGACGCTGCGCGATTTCGCGCGAAAAGCGGGCTTCAATACACACACATTTCTCACAAACGTTATCGAGAAAAAAAGGTCCCTGACGCAAGAGTCCGCGGCGAAGGTCGCCAAGGGTTTGGGCCTAAAGCCGAATGAGCGCACATATCTCGAGCTGATGGTGCGGTTCGGCAATGCGAAGACGATCGACGAAAAAAATGATATCTACGAGCAGATGTGCGCGAGCATGCCGCGCTCAGAAATACGCAAGATCGGGTCTGAGTATTACGAAATCTTTAGAAATCCTTATATTCTGACCGTTCGCGAAATGGTTGCGCTGCCCGAGTTTCAAGAAGACCCGCGGTGGATATCGAAACGTCTGCACCCCCATATCACGACCGGCCAGGCCGAAAAGGCGATTTCAACGCTGCTCGAGGCAAAGCTGCTCGACCGCGACAAGAAGGGCAGGTTGCGCCAGGCGACCGCCGATCTGACCACCGGGGCCGAGGTGAAATCGCTCGCGATCGCGCTGTACCACAAGCAGCTGCTTGAACTCGCAACACAATCGATCGATTCAACGCCGGCGAAAGACCGCGACATCTCTTCGCTGACGCTCAATATCTCAAAATCGGAGTACGATTTTATCAAACGCCGTACAGCAGCATTCAGACTTGAGATTCTCGATTTTCTCAAAAAGAAGCGCGAAGACATGGGCAAAGAGTTTCCCGAAGAGCATAAGCGCGCGATCTATTATCTGAACATGCAACTTTTCAACGCGACGGAGTTACCATGGTAA
- a CDS encoding Ig-like domain-containing protein, whose protein sequence is MSTVSMKAKFASLLFAATLAGNCSGKTYSTLLQPFDLVFGPANSSVDVGLASATPLSPTRVRVKFNKPVSLASAETSANYTITAANGTRIDVIAVTRDPFDSSVIYLDTSLHTAGSTYTLQAANLVGVDGATLSSSASRGTYTAPNNVDVTPPTINAAVVSGQTTINVTFNKAVVGTMPPSTFAGADFKYYTTSANCSNDTSGTAVTSGVRDTLNFAKVTLTTPALGAGPYYLRAFNVKDIWGNAVASPTCYGFFAGYTAPAAPKVSSAISVSPSSVLVTFDSAMTVNAALTTAGNYNFTQCSGANLTMGTATSLNSTQVVLTSLGNTGVTAGTCKLTVTTTGITGTNGATLSSTNNVASFPYNPAPDVSGPSVGSISAVNATTVRVTFNEPIQDPSASNFTFSPSLTVGTITCNTSKTSCDITTGTQTTQTYTATISGIRDTAGNTMTTASTTFTGDGKPYIVGIIPIDQNTVRVQWSEPVSASGNQLQDYLVNGATVDAVNVYPSGATMSDSYDLTINTAMTAGTSYTLTYSDAGVATADANGNNPVSPMTLPNSGSFVGPTISNAPIISSVTAVNPTTVRVTFDQALDNSSLAAGDFSISVLSGSCPSATPVSVSQVQAGVIQLVVTANTGNGTCRMTVGAGNVTNLYGVVNASTTGDFTYTGSATSDTTQPTVLSVVSLSSTEIRLFFSEPVSASDTTSAGSARNLANYTFSPTLSLTGAAIACTSNDTICTLTLGSGVSQTSTQYSLAIANIQDKATPTANTMASQTLSFYGTGGSATAPTVYMATLINSTTVEVTFTELMDLTTSQTAGSYSVTGSGTITVSSAVRQADATKVRLTISPGAFGSSTTYTVTVTNAVTDLAGNALGTPASATFSGSSTAPSTAPDLAASSDTGSSNTDNITGNGITFPSPGLVFTGTVAPNTTVVLYDGGVIVGSVTSDSSGNYSITATSTPNPGQYTVATVSSTGTVSDTSPVITITFDNTASAAPGTPVLVAGSDTGTSNSDKLTNATTPQFTVTCVVGESVQLYNGASTTGTAQSCTSSPVTLTAGTLTAGTYASINARQTDSAGNQSGASGNATSMIIDTTAPSHVSDALTNNTTSGYVDVTISEGVYGSATAPNPLGGSAFTLNFASNGGGTTAASLGTITKTTGAALTGGETVIRVNFNLTGTPTGVETISVTTAANSVYDSAGNAASFSSDTKTLSNASIASISGASYTAPALPAGTGSTAGYVDITFSQAAYGTSAGVGALTASDFQAPVMAGSGSATSASITCLTTVGSTACGGLTGGEMQVRIILAFNAAPSGSETVQINAAANEIYSLSGGITLSSSTTGALSVIDRRAPVISSVSPASSTTVTSGQVSYTLDETCASGSIAWTSTSGAGHPTSSTSTLTGSELTSGTKTNITLSNPPTLVSNTVYTLAFNCTDAAGNAATAVSRTSVTYDVTGPSVSSVSSSTADGTYGTGGSISIQVVFNEAVTVNTTGGTPQLTLGLSPTAKAVNYVSGSGTTTLNFIYTVAAGESTNDLEVNNTSALNANGGTLRDAIGNNATLTLPVGGGTSLGGSKAIVIDGVAPTVTNITSSLADGTYRAGQAVPIQVTFSEAVKISGTPQITLTTTDPSTTRAIDYTSGDGTAILTFNYMVQAGDTTADLNYASTGALSGTITDNFTNNPNSATLTLPGLTAAGSLGTNKAIVIDTTAPTVTNVTATNANATYGTGAVISVQITFSESVTVNTGGGTPVLALNTSPAKNATYVSGSGTSTLVFEYTVASGDTSSDLNYSATNSLTTGGGTIRDAALNDATLTLPGTAATGALGVNKDIVINAAVTFSITTAETLDCDPVDGIIDHYRITFGAAARDNTFDGYVLNSEGLPTGKWLVAGRANVRLDHGTALNAACGTDTANDTVIYIKFNQGASVDTGTTPDVTGTNDTLAANSDGLTKLFSNTGNWGTTDVVEADKAGPYIFLATAAEAGASEAGLGAGDTLTIRFSERMNAAALAGTDLDTIFELNNSHNFGAAGDITSAVWSTVTNTNDTLTVTFANATPTVAVGDTIKLLAQATVVDNATNQASAPANVTSPATIGGTFTPGQVGPVVSSATYLDTDADGYIDTVRVQFSITVQDDSFPGYVANSLGTVTSQWAVSGYNNVRLIHGTAVTWTTDTANDSTIYIRFAEGSTYDTGVQPDLTATDQSLSGPNGGALGTTRCYVNTSVGAGTCGTQTSSDVLTANVVETDGANPIIVKATAKSGVASVFISFSENVASDAAFSACGSGGQMVAADFTYVDGNSASPNGFAAFSSSDTCATGDAFFEATANGTFNTGDLNIDKVQAATAASIYDAAGNAMSTSRQQVIAEATAPYVIAASTYRTDLGGGVYKYYARVFFSEPVSNAAASNAYSALRTANYTVAEDPTDTGCTDFSTTPAGATAVGGSNRVIDLETGTQCSTTTYKVTALTTIKDIDEFENITTPNFAFAKGTAATDITKPRLLLARSLSATTVELTFSEPMVTGTGSNSAECASALVCANEDADASVSNSPTSQSKYWITPVGLGNVTSVAATADKSVYVLTHQSAQQGNFYTVNIYATSTGNRIPEDFGGNNDLEPAPGNQAVFQGAGTPILTFNDGAVFSDPFSDGTKFNFAFSYQNKIYLGPNDKNNAAFRFEADGLNPVGITFSTVGPACVTGTSYTYTSFGISGGNCTAQTLGPNGERGIVGFNSGTFDNGATQVPILMAGVVKDNVDKLYFTQDVDTALDWKTCAGTFTGTNGVNSKSVQSLYVFGTNMYAGIASSHSTNKPILNKIALTESSGVLSCTGNFIDLAGNEIINIGKQNGNPAENTATIGIDAQIYIPTGGSPSPANTYYLFNNGGIASATGAPISKTSFITVKTEASFGGTTLTYPATGGLEKVRPGQKGMPLVVLWNNRLYAARNLASGTGVTNRETNNGAELWKCSASCTSPASWVRVATASNFTPNGSNLRAISLLQVNGNYLYIGFDNVASGQGVQVYRSQASIAEIDGTTACTGGDTTANNGDGHRCFEQQGTTGLGAVNDNQFIFSSASLRKGSQNFVYITVGDQNAVAIKVYRQVD, encoded by the coding sequence GTGAGTACAGTTTCAATGAAGGCAAAATTCGCATCGCTGCTTTTCGCGGCAACGCTTGCGGGTAACTGCAGCGGTAAAACATACAGCACGCTATTACAGCCTTTCGATCTGGTCTTTGGGCCGGCGAACTCGTCAGTAGATGTTGGTCTGGCCAGCGCCACCCCGCTTTCACCAACGCGTGTACGCGTTAAGTTTAACAAGCCGGTAAGTCTTGCCTCTGCTGAAACGTCTGCCAATTATACGATTACCGCTGCAAACGGTACCCGCATCGACGTTATCGCGGTAACGCGTGACCCGTTCGACAGTTCGGTAATTTATCTCGACACCAGCCTGCACACAGCGGGCAGTACTTATACCCTGCAGGCCGCAAACCTCGTGGGCGTCGACGGCGCAACCCTGAGCTCGTCGGCTTCACGTGGCACTTATACTGCACCCAACAACGTTGATGTTACCCCCCCAACCATAAATGCGGCAGTTGTTTCAGGACAGACCACAATCAACGTGACATTTAATAAAGCCGTCGTTGGTACGATGCCACCGTCAACATTTGCAGGCGCCGACTTCAAGTATTATACAACAAGCGCCAATTGCAGCAATGACACTTCAGGTACAGCCGTAACCTCTGGCGTACGTGATACCTTGAATTTTGCCAAAGTTACCCTAACGACGCCAGCGTTGGGTGCTGGGCCTTATTATCTACGCGCATTCAACGTGAAAGACATTTGGGGAAATGCAGTCGCATCGCCGACGTGTTACGGCTTTTTTGCTGGCTACACTGCACCAGCTGCACCAAAAGTCTCTAGTGCGATATCAGTATCACCCAGCTCAGTCCTCGTCACATTCGATTCGGCCATGACCGTAAACGCCGCCCTGACAACAGCGGGAAATTACAACTTCACGCAGTGCTCTGGTGCGAACCTGACGATGGGCACTGCAACTTCTCTCAACTCGACCCAGGTGGTGCTGACGTCACTCGGCAATACGGGCGTGACAGCGGGTACCTGCAAGCTCACTGTAACAACAACCGGCATAACCGGTACAAACGGTGCGACGCTCAGTTCAACAAATAACGTCGCTTCTTTCCCGTATAACCCGGCTCCGGATGTGTCGGGGCCTTCAGTGGGCAGCATTTCAGCTGTCAATGCGACAACTGTGCGCGTAACCTTTAACGAGCCGATCCAGGATCCTTCTGCCAGTAACTTCACATTTTCACCGTCGCTCACTGTGGGTACAATCACCTGCAATACCTCCAAGACATCTTGCGACATTACGACAGGCACACAGACAACCCAAACATACACGGCCACCATCAGCGGTATACGCGACACAGCCGGCAACACCATGACGACCGCTTCGACGACCTTCACCGGTGATGGAAAGCCGTATATCGTCGGTATTATTCCGATAGACCAGAATACTGTACGGGTGCAGTGGTCTGAGCCAGTTTCTGCGAGCGGCAACCAGCTACAGGATTACCTGGTGAACGGTGCAACCGTTGATGCCGTTAACGTGTATCCATCGGGTGCAACGATGTCCGATTCTTATGATCTGACTATTAACACAGCAATGACTGCCGGTACGTCATATACTTTGACATACTCTGACGCAGGTGTCGCGACCGCTGATGCGAACGGTAACAACCCTGTTTCACCGATGACCCTGCCCAACAGCGGTTCATTTGTGGGCCCGACTATCAGCAATGCGCCAATCATCAGCTCAGTCACGGCAGTGAATCCGACTACTGTGCGTGTTACATTCGACCAGGCGCTCGATAATTCTTCCCTCGCGGCCGGTGACTTTTCGATCAGCGTACTTTCTGGCTCGTGCCCTTCGGCGACCCCGGTTTCTGTAAGCCAGGTTCAGGCTGGTGTAATACAGCTGGTAGTCACTGCCAACACTGGTAACGGCACATGCCGTATGACTGTTGGGGCCGGCAATGTGACCAATCTCTATGGCGTAGTGAATGCATCGACGACGGGTGATTTCACTTATACTGGTTCGGCGACATCAGACACGACGCAGCCGACCGTACTGTCGGTTGTCTCTCTCAGCAGCACCGAAATCCGCCTGTTCTTCAGCGAGCCCGTCTCTGCTTCTGACACCACCTCTGCAGGTTCTGCGCGAAACCTGGCGAACTACACTTTTTCACCAACGCTCAGTCTGACAGGTGCGGCCATTGCCTGCACCAGCAACGATACGATTTGCACGCTGACGTTGGGTTCGGGCGTTTCGCAGACGAGTACGCAATACTCGCTGGCGATTGCCAACATACAGGATAAGGCGACGCCTACTGCCAACACGATGGCGTCGCAGACGCTGAGTTTCTACGGTACCGGGGGCAGTGCTACTGCACCGACGGTATATATGGCAACTCTCATCAACTCCACCACCGTCGAGGTAACCTTCACAGAGCTGATGGATCTCACGACATCACAGACTGCCGGCAGCTATAGCGTCACAGGCAGTGGCACTATTACCGTAAGCAGTGCAGTGCGCCAGGCAGATGCAACGAAAGTGCGCCTGACGATTTCACCAGGTGCATTTGGCAGTTCGACAACATATACCGTCACAGTAACAAATGCAGTGACCGACCTTGCGGGCAACGCGCTTGGTACGCCGGCGAGTGCGACCTTTAGCGGTTCAAGCACGGCACCGTCGACTGCACCTGACCTCGCGGCTTCGTCTGATACAGGTAGTTCAAATACCGACAATATTACGGGCAATGGCATAACCTTCCCGTCGCCGGGCCTGGTATTTACAGGCACCGTGGCGCCTAACACCACCGTGGTTCTCTATGATGGAGGAGTGATCGTGGGTTCCGTGACTTCTGATTCGTCGGGCAATTATTCGATCACTGCAACTTCAACACCGAACCCTGGGCAATATACTGTAGCTACAGTCAGCTCAACCGGTACGGTGAGCGACACGTCGCCGGTTATCACGATCACGTTTGACAATACCGCATCGGCAGCACCGGGTACACCGGTACTGGTGGCCGGTAGCGATACGGGGACATCCAATTCAGATAAGCTAACGAATGCAACCACACCGCAGTTTACCGTGACCTGCGTGGTCGGCGAATCGGTGCAGCTATACAACGGTGCTTCAACCACCGGTACTGCACAGAGCTGCACGAGCAGTCCTGTGACGCTTACTGCCGGTACCCTGACTGCAGGAACCTATGCATCGATAAACGCCCGCCAGACCGACTCAGCTGGTAACCAGAGTGGGGCATCGGGCAATGCAACTTCAATGATCATCGACACAACTGCGCCGAGCCACGTGAGCGACGCTCTGACCAACAATACCACCTCAGGTTATGTCGATGTGACGATCAGCGAGGGGGTTTATGGTAGCGCGACGGCACCCAACCCGCTGGGCGGCAGCGCATTCACACTCAATTTTGCCAGCAATGGCGGTGGCACCACCGCCGCTTCATTAGGCACGATCACCAAGACAACCGGTGCTGCGCTGACGGGCGGTGAGACAGTCATACGCGTCAACTTCAACCTGACGGGAACACCTACCGGAGTCGAAACTATCTCTGTCACTACAGCAGCCAATTCTGTATATGACTCAGCAGGCAACGCGGCGAGTTTCTCTTCTGATACGAAAACCCTGAGCAATGCCTCTATCGCGAGTATTTCAGGTGCATCGTATACCGCGCCCGCATTACCTGCTGGAACCGGCTCCACAGCAGGTTACGTCGACATTACGTTCAGCCAGGCTGCATATGGCACGAGTGCCGGTGTAGGTGCGCTCACTGCCAGCGATTTTCAGGCTCCGGTTATGGCCGGCAGCGGCAGTGCGACTTCGGCAAGCATCACCTGCCTTACCACTGTAGGCAGCACGGCATGCGGTGGCCTGACTGGCGGGGAAATGCAGGTAAGAATAATTCTGGCATTTAACGCCGCACCAAGCGGCAGCGAGACAGTGCAGATTAATGCCGCAGCCAATGAAATCTACAGTCTTTCGGGCGGTATTACACTCAGTTCTTCGACAACTGGTGCCCTCAGTGTTATAGACCGCCGTGCACCGGTGATTTCATCGGTTTCACCGGCAAGCTCGACGACCGTTACAAGTGGTCAGGTCAGTTATACGCTCGACGAAACCTGTGCCAGTGGCAGCATTGCCTGGACAAGTACCAGCGGTGCGGGGCACCCGACGAGCAGCACTTCGACTCTCACGGGATCAGAGCTGACATCGGGTACAAAGACGAATATTACCCTGTCAAACCCACCGACGCTTGTCAGCAATACGGTCTATACGTTAGCTTTTAACTGCACCGATGCTGCGGGCAACGCAGCGACAGCAGTCTCGAGAACCTCGGTCACGTATGATGTGACCGGGCCTTCGGTTTCGAGCGTCAGCTCTTCTACTGCTGACGGCACTTACGGAACAGGAGGCTCAATTAGCATACAGGTGGTATTCAACGAAGCTGTAACCGTAAATACCACGGGTGGGACACCGCAGCTCACGCTGGGCCTGTCACCGACTGCAAAGGCGGTTAATTACGTTTCTGGCAGCGGCACAACCACCCTGAACTTCATATACACGGTTGCGGCCGGCGAATCGACCAATGATCTCGAGGTCAATAATACCTCGGCCCTCAATGCTAACGGTGGTACATTGCGTGATGCAATTGGCAACAACGCAACGCTGACACTGCCTGTTGGTGGCGGTACTTCGTTGGGCGGAAGCAAGGCAATCGTCATCGATGGTGTTGCCCCTACTGTGACAAATATTACCTCGTCGCTGGCAGATGGTACTTATAGAGCGGGGCAGGCTGTTCCAATTCAGGTAACATTTTCTGAGGCCGTCAAGATTTCCGGTACGCCACAGATCACGCTCACGACAACAGATCCATCGACGACGCGCGCCATTGATTACACGAGCGGCGATGGTACGGCAATACTGACCTTCAACTATATGGTACAGGCGGGTGACACCACGGCTGATCTCAACTATGCTTCGACCGGGGCACTTTCGGGAACTATTACCGATAACTTCACGAATAACCCTAACAGTGCGACATTGACTTTGCCCGGTCTCACCGCGGCTGGGTCGTTGGGTACCAACAAGGCGATTGTGATCGATACCACAGCACCGACAGTGACCAATGTTACTGCGACCAACGCCAATGCGACATACGGTACTGGCGCGGTTATCTCGGTACAAATAACTTTCAGCGAGTCAGTAACGGTCAACACCGGTGGCGGCACGCCAGTGCTGGCTTTGAATACATCACCCGCCAAAAACGCGACCTATGTTTCAGGTTCGGGTACTTCGACCCTCGTGTTCGAATACACGGTTGCTTCTGGTGACACCAGCAGCGATCTGAACTATAGTGCGACCAACTCGCTGACCACCGGCGGTGGCACGATTCGTGATGCCGCACTCAACGACGCAACACTGACTTTGCCAGGTACAGCGGCAACGGGTGCACTCGGCGTGAACAAAGATATCGTCATCAACGCTGCGGTGACCTTCAGCATAACGACCGCAGAAACGCTCGACTGCGACCCGGTCGATGGCATCATCGACCACTACCGCATTACTTTCGGCGCTGCCGCGCGCGACAACACATTCGATGGCTATGTTTTGAACAGCGAAGGATTACCCACAGGCAAGTGGCTTGTCGCCGGTCGTGCGAATGTACGCCTCGATCACGGCACTGCGCTGAACGCTGCCTGCGGCACCGATACCGCGAACGATACGGTTATCTATATCAAATTTAACCAGGGCGCATCGGTCGATACGGGCACCACACCCGACGTCACCGGCACGAACGACACGCTTGCCGCGAACTCCGATGGTTTGACCAAACTCTTCAGCAACACCGGCAATTGGGGTACAACGGATGTGGTTGAGGCCGATAAGGCCGGCCCTTACATCTTTCTCGCCACCGCTGCTGAAGCGGGCGCGTCAGAAGCGGGTCTCGGCGCCGGCGATACGCTCACGATACGTTTCTCTGAGCGCATGAATGCGGCAGCGCTGGCTGGCACCGACCTCGACACTATATTCGAGCTGAATAATAGCCATAACTTTGGCGCTGCCGGCGACATCACTTCAGCTGTTTGGTCAACTGTAACCAACACGAACGACACGCTGACGGTGACGTTTGCCAATGCAACACCGACGGTGGCGGTGGGCGACACGATTAAACTTCTGGCTCAGGCGACGGTTGTCGACAATGCGACGAATCAGGCATCTGCGCCGGCGAACGTCACCTCACCGGCAACTATCGGCGGCACGTTTACCCCAGGTCAGGTTGGCCCTGTTGTCAGCTCGGCGACGTACCTTGACACTGACGCAGACGGGTACATCGATACAGTCAGGGTACAGTTTAGCATCACTGTTCAGGATGATTCGTTTCCCGGTTATGTTGCCAATAGCCTTGGCACAGTCACAAGCCAATGGGCAGTATCGGGGTACAATAATGTGCGCCTCATTCATGGTACTGCCGTGACCTGGACGACAGACACCGCTAATGACAGTACGATTTATATTCGCTTTGCGGAAGGTTCAACTTATGACACAGGTGTTCAGCCTGACCTGACTGCGACTGACCAGAGCCTTTCGGGTCCCAACGGCGGTGCGCTTGGTACCACGCGTTGCTACGTAAACACAAGCGTCGGAGCCGGTACATGCGGTACCCAGACTTCATCAGATGTTCTGACTGCGAACGTGGTTGAAACAGATGGGGCTAACCCGATCATCGTGAAAGCGACCGCGAAATCCGGAGTAGCCTCAGTGTTCATCAGCTTCTCTGAGAACGTGGCCTCTGATGCAGCATTCTCTGCCTGCGGCTCAGGTGGCCAGATGGTTGCAGCCGACTTCACGTACGTTGACGGTAACTCCGCTTCACCAAATGGCTTCGCTGCTTTTAGCAGCTCAGACACCTGCGCGACTGGCGATGCCTTCTTTGAAGCAACGGCCAACGGCACGTTCAATACAGGCGACCTGAACATCGATAAAGTGCAGGCAGCTACGGCTGCGTCGATTTACGATGCGGCAGGAAACGCCATGAGCACTTCGCGCCAACAGGTCATCGCCGAGGCGACTGCGCCCTACGTTATTGCGGCCAGTACATACCGGACAGACCTCGGTGGGGGAGTTTACAAGTACTATGCCCGCGTGTTCTTCTCAGAACCGGTCAGCAACGCGGCCGCAAGCAATGCCTATTCAGCGCTGCGCACAGCGAACTATACGGTGGCAGAAGACCCAACCGATACGGGTTGTACTGATTTCAGTACAACGCCGGCCGGCGCGACTGCAGTGGGCGGTTCGAACCGAGTAATCGACCTCGAAACCGGGACACAGTGCTCTACGACGACTTACAAAGTGACGGCGTTGACAACCATCAAGGATATTGATGAGTTCGAGAATATAACGACACCAAACTTTGCCTTCGCAAAGGGAACAGCCGCCACGGACATTACGAAACCACGGTTGCTGCTCGCGCGATCATTGAGTGCAACCACTGTAGAGCTTACCTTCAGTGAACCTATGGTTACCGGTACGGGGTCGAATTCAGCAGAATGCGCCTCTGCCTTGGTATGCGCTAATGAAGATGCAGATGCGTCAGTCTCAAATAGTCCCACCTCGCAATCGAAATACTGGATTACTCCCGTTGGCTTGGGTAACGTTACCAGTGTGGCAGCAACGGCAGATAAATCAGTCTATGTTCTGACACACCAGTCAGCGCAACAGGGTAACTTCTACACTGTAAACATTTACGCGACCAGCACAGGCAATCGCATACCTGAAGATTTTGGCGGCAATAACGACCTAGAACCAGCACCGGGCAACCAAGCGGTTTTCCAGGGTGCAGGGACTCCGATTCTAACTTTTAACGATGGAGCAGTCTTTAGTGACCCTTTTTCTGACGGAACCAAGTTTAATTTTGCGTTTTCTTACCAAAACAAGATTTATCTTGGGCCAAACGACAAGAACAACGCAGCGTTCCGTTTTGAGGCGGACGGCTTGAATCCAGTGGGCATAACGTTCTCAACTGTCGGGCCCGCTTGCGTCACAGGGACCTCGTATACATACACGAGCTTTGGGATATCTGGTGGTAATTGTACCGCCCAAACGCTTGGCCCCAATGGCGAGCGGGGTATTGTTGGTTTTAACTCAGGAACCTTTGATAACGGCGCGACGCAAGTGCCGATTCTCATGGCCGGTGTTGTAAAAGACAACGTCGACAAACTCTATTTCACGCAAGATGTCGACACTGCGCTAGATTGGAAAACTTGCGCCGGTACCTTCACCGGGACAAACGGTGTAAACAGTAAGAGTGTGCAGAGTCTCTATGTCTTCGGAACAAACATGTATGCCGGTATTGCATCATCACACAGTACGAACAAACCAATATTGAACAAGATTGCTCTGACCGAAAGCTCGGGTGTACTTTCATGTACGGGTAACTTTATTGATTTGGCCGGCAACGAAATTATCAATATTGGCAAACAGAATGGAAACCCGGCTGAGAATACCGCCACAATCGGTATTGATGCGCAGATTTATATCCCGACTGGTGGTAGCCCCAGCCCGGCAAATACGTATTATCTCTTCAACAACGGGGGAATTGCATCTGCGACAGGCGCGCCGATCAGCAAAACGAGCTTTATAACGGTAAAGACTGAGGCGAGCTTTGGGGGTACAACTTTGACCTATCCCGCGACTGGGGGACTTGAGAAAGTGCGACCAGGACAAAAAGGTATGCCGTTAGTTGTTCTTTGGAACAATCGACTTTATGCCGCACGAAATTTGGCTTCGGGAACCGGTGTAACAAACCGCGAAACAAACAATGGCGCAGAACTTTGGAAATGCAGCGCTAGCTGTACGTCACCAGCCAGCTGGGTGAGGGTTGCGACAGCCTCGAACTTCACACCGAATGGATCTAACTTACGTGCAATTAGCCTATTGCAAGTTAATGGCAATTATCTGTACATTGGTTTCGATAATGTGGCCTCGGGTCAGGGCGTGCAGGTATACCGCAGCCAGGCGAGTATAGCAGAAATCGATGGCACCACTGCCTGTACGGGTGGTGATACGACGGCTAACAACGGCGATGGCCACCGCTGTTTCGAACAGCAGGGCACTACCGGCTTGGGGGCGGTGAACGACAACCAGTTTATTTTCTCATCAGCGAGTCTGCGCAAAGGTTCGCAGAACTTTGTCTATATTACAGTCGGTGACCAGAACGCGGTGGCGATCAAGGTCTACCGACAGGTGGATTAA